The Nitrospira tepida genome includes a window with the following:
- a CDS encoding DUF547 domain-containing protein: MVWLRILMLIQLAAVGGCSTVPSTFHPNPAIPSRTFSHHLWDQVLRAHVADGQVNYQGMAKDKRFAEYLTDLNHVDPNALPTRADRLAFWINAYNAFAVKGIIDGYSPRSLWGRYRFFIARDYRVGGETINLYDLERSLLIPDFKEPRIHFAIVCASASCPKLRSSAYVGEELDRQLDEAAREFINDPAKNRFDRDNHVARLSMIFNWFTHDFAAHSGSLMQYVKRYLNDPALVHEMEQTPYTIEFLDYDWSLNGTPPRSADDDRPAGRT; encoded by the coding sequence ATGGTCTGGCTTCGAATCCTGATGCTCATCCAGCTTGCGGCTGTGGGCGGCTGCTCCACGGTTCCCTCCACGTTTCATCCCAATCCGGCGATTCCCTCCCGCACTTTCTCGCACCATCTCTGGGATCAGGTCTTGCGCGCCCATGTGGCGGATGGGCAGGTGAACTATCAGGGTATGGCCAAGGACAAGCGATTTGCGGAATACCTGACAGATCTCAACCATGTCGATCCGAACGCCTTGCCGACCAGAGCCGATCGGCTGGCGTTCTGGATCAATGCCTATAACGCCTTCGCCGTCAAGGGCATCATCGATGGGTACTCGCCCCGTTCCCTGTGGGGACGCTACCGGTTTTTCATCGCGCGCGATTATCGCGTCGGGGGCGAGACGATCAATCTCTACGATCTCGAGCGATCCTTACTGATCCCCGACTTCAAGGAGCCGCGCATACATTTTGCGATCGTCTGCGCCTCGGCCTCCTGTCCCAAGCTGCGCTCATCGGCCTATGTCGGAGAGGAGCTCGACCGCCAATTGGACGAGGCTGCCAGAGAGTTCATCAACGATCCCGCCAAGAACCGGTTCGACCGGGACAACCACGTGGCGCGGCTTTCGATGATCTTCAACTGGTTCACCCACGATTTTGCCGCGCACTCCGGTTCGTTGATGCAGTACGTCAAGCGCTATCTGAACGACCCGGCGTTGGTCCATGAGATGGAACAGACCCCCTATACCATCGAGTTCCTCGACTACGACTGGAGCCTGAACGGGACGCCTCCAAGGAGCGCCGACGATGATCGTCCTGCCGGACGAACGTGA
- a CDS encoding TIGR04283 family arsenosugar biosynthesis glycosyltransferase, with the protein MISVVMPVYQEERALPTTLRSLLTQPGDYEVLIVDGGSTDRTCEVVRAEPRARVFTAPKGRASQMNEGAAHARGEWLLFLHADTVLPPGALKRLNDLEADPSVQAGGFLHRFSGDDWRLRLISFLDNVRCGRSKIIYGDQALFVRRSLFERLGGFPPQPILEDVAFCERLLRETTPVLLSPPVVTDARKFVQMGIWRSFLRVLLIILHVEFRLPVLPRAFFQDVR; encoded by the coding sequence ATGATCTCCGTCGTCATGCCGGTCTATCAGGAGGAGCGGGCGTTGCCCACGACCCTGCGGTCGCTGTTGACCCAACCGGGCGACTATGAGGTGCTGATCGTAGACGGCGGCAGCACGGATCGAACCTGCGAGGTGGTGCGAGCCGAACCGCGAGCACGGGTCTTCACGGCGCCGAAGGGCCGCGCGTCTCAGATGAACGAGGGCGCGGCGCATGCGCGAGGGGAGTGGCTGTTGTTTCTGCACGCTGACACGGTCCTGCCGCCCGGGGCGCTCAAGCGCCTGAACGATCTGGAAGCCGATCCTTCGGTGCAGGCCGGAGGGTTCCTCCACCGTTTCTCGGGTGACGACTGGCGCTTGCGCCTGATTTCGTTCCTGGACAATGTCCGCTGCGGCCGGAGCAAGATCATCTATGGAGATCAAGCCCTGTTCGTTCGGCGGTCCCTGTTCGAACGGCTCGGAGGATTCCCGCCGCAGCCGATCCTGGAGGACGTAGCCTTCTGCGAACGCCTCCTCAGGGAGACGACCCCCGTCCTTCTTTCGCCGCCCGTTGTGACCGATGCGAGAAAATTCGTGCAGATGGGCATCTGGCGAAGCTTTCTCCGGGTGCTGCTGATCATCCTCCACGTGGAATTCCGCCTGCCGGTCCTGCCTCGGGCTTTTTTTCAGGACGTTCGCTGA